TCCTCCACGCCGTTGAGCTTGGCGTTCTCCTTTACCATGTTGATGGCCCAGGGGGACTTGTCTACAGCCACCACCTCGTCGGCTCCAGCGACGGCGGCGTGTATCGCAAAGCCGCCGGTGTATGTGAAAACATCGAGAACCCTCATTCCCGGCTTGACGTACTTCTCAAGGGCTATTCTGTTCTCCCTCTGGTCGAGGAAGAAGCCCGTTTTCTGTCCACGCATATCAACGATGAACTTGGCTTTGCCTTCCTCGATTACCGTCCGGTACTTCTCCTTGCCGAGGAGAACGCGCTCGATTTCGGGCAGACCCTCCCTTCTCCTTGAGCGCCCGGTGTTTTTCTCGAAGACCGTCTCGATTTCCGGCTCGGCCTCCATTATTGCCTCCGCAAGGTCGAGCTTGAACTTTTCCATCCCTATGCTCGAAATCTGGATCGAGGCTATCTCGTTGAAGCGGTCAACTATAAGGCCAGGCAGATAATCCGCCTCGCCGTATACCATGCGGTAGGCCCCCTCGTAGCCGAGAACCTTCTTGCGGTACTCATTGGCCTTCCTGATCCTCTCACGGAAGAGCTCCTTGTTTATCTCCGTATCGCGGTCCTTAGTTACGAGCCTGATCATGATGTTTGAGTTGGGATTGACAAAGCCCTTTCCGAGGAACTTGCCGCCCCGTGTGTAAACCTCAACCACATCCCCCGGCTCAAACTCGCCCTCCGTTCTCACGACACCCTTTTTGAAGACTATCATCGCGCCCTTTCCTATGGCTCTCGCGGCCTGAGCGTCAACGATTACCCTCGCCATCTCTCACCACCGTTTGAAGTTCGGCGATAGGTATATAACCCTTAGCGTCCTATATTATGCCGGTGGTTCTATGCACTTCGAGGTAGTGAAAGAGTTTCTTGAGGAGATAGGGGCGGATTGGATAGAAATCGATGGAGAAATCCACCTTGAGCCCGAGGTCTTCTATGAGGTCTGGAAGTACGTGGGCCAGCCCGACCTCGGCATGTACACGGTCGAAGATGAGGTCGTGGAGCCCGGTTCTTACGATCCGCCTGAGATGAAGTATACAGACATCAAGAAGATCAAAAGGAAAAAAGCATACTTTACAACCCTAGACAACAAGAGGATAGTAACAGACTACGCCGAACTTCAGAGGATTCTGAAGGAGAAGTCCATCTAATCCTCTCTTCTTATCCGATTATTATTTGGAGCATGAGAACCCCCATGCAGTTCGTCCTTTTGACACCAAAGAGCACCGTCAGGAAACCCACCATACCTCCTCCCGCCAAGACAAGAAGTCCGAGAAGTCCGTCGAAGTGCAGGGACAGGAGCACGAGGAGGGCCACCACCGCACCGTTCATAAACCTGTAGGGTATGTAAGCCAGAACTCTGAGCACAGCACCCGCCAAAGCATCTCCATAACTCAGAACTAAGAGGGAAACAAAGACCGCCGCCAGGGCGTAGTACGGCAGAAAACCCCGGGCAGGGGGAGCCATGAGTGCCACGATGCCGTTTCTTACCCTCCCGGTTTCCAAGAAGTTCATGAAGGAGAACAGAAAGTTGGATGTGTTGACCGAAAAGACAACTGCCAGGAACGAACGCTCGTCCCTTGAGAAAAAAGAGCCCATGAGGGCAGCCTGGGAGGCTGTAAAAGCTGGAATCAGCGAGGCCACCATTCCAAGGAACGTTCCCAGAAGGGAAAAGCCGATAAAGCGCTTTGTGTCCATTTCAATTTTCCCACTACCCGGGACAACATGTCCACCCCCGTCCACAAGCGCTGCAACCAGCACGGGGATGCCAAAGAGGCCCGTGAAGAGGTGATAGTACGGCTCCTTCAGCGGAAGCCTGAACGCCAGAATCCCGAGCAGACCGGATAGGAAGAACACCAGCACCGCATAGAGCCTCTTCAGACCGTTCTCAGTGAGGATTAAGAGAAGAGCCAGAGCCCCTACGGCCACTCTTCCGATCCACGGAGCGTACAGCCTGGCCAGGATGGGATAGACCATGGAAAGCGGTATCGCCATAAGCACCGCAAGGAAGCTCGCCCACAGCGCTATTCTGACGACCTCCATTGCCTTTCCACGAATAACGAGCCTGTGTGCAGGAAGGATTCCAAGGGCCGTCCCCTCGTCGGGAACACCGAGAAAGGCTGATGGGATAACATCAAGAAAAGTGTGGGTTAAACCCATCGAAAAAAGCAACAGGTTATCACCTACACCGATCCCCGCCAGAAACGCCCCAAGCGTGTTCACATGGATTCCAGGAAGAGTACCGCTGATAGTTCCCGCAATAATTCCCTTCAGCATCTCCCCGAGCAAAGGTCATCACCCGATGGAACTTCAAAGGCGGGCATGCCCCGGTAGGTTGTGAAGAATCCATAGGCTGTAACGGTCTGGTTGACCTTTAGGGAAACGTTGAGGGACTTTCTGAGTTTAATAAGAACCCAGCAATTGCCATCTGTAACGTTCGCCAGCCCGAAGCCGTTTTTATACACTCTGACCCACTCCACACGTCCGGATACTCTGGCAAGCTCTCCTAAGGAGAACGAGCATATTCCGTTAGGCAATTCCTCTCTGCTCTCAATGACGTGACAATCAATACAGTAGAGCGAAGACTTCCTCCTGACTGCTTCGAAGTGAATCCTATCGCCTACCCTCGCCTTGAAGTTGCGGAGCTTCAGTTCTGTGCAGTCGAGCTTGAGCGAACGGCCGGCACCAGCCACCGTGCAGTTTCCAACGGCAATATCGCCGATGGAGGCCTCAGAAACGGGAACCTTCTCACCGTATCCCCCGAGGGATATATCATCCGGCGAGTCAACGATAAGGGAGAGCCTTGAGTAGAACCTGACTATGCCCACCACCCTAACGCGCCTTCCAGCCTCGACTTTCGTCCCGTAGGGGAGATAAAGGACTATCTCCTCACTTCCGTTCCATAGTACGGCTTTAGTACCACCGTAAATAACCGTACCCTCAACCCGCCAGGGCATGCCGTCTCTGGGCTTTTGAGAAAACCCCAACACGCGATATCTGATGGGGTAGAACCTGTTCCGGTACCATATTCCCCCCGCCTCTACAAGTTCCCCCTTTTGGATGGGTAGCGGGGCGGCCAGCCTCACCCTCTCCGGGGTTAATATGTAGTAGCCGGAGGATACCCAGTAGGCCCCTTTTACGGCTGATAACGGAAAAGTAGCCTCCGCCCGCTCTATTCGGACGTGTCTGAGTCTGAGGCCAGAGCTCGTGTTGTACATCCTTCCCTCCACCCGGTAGACCACCCCCTCCTGCAGGGATGCGTATACCCCAACGGAAGTACTGCCGTCGCTCAGGACGGAAAAGGAATCGGTGGAATACACACAGACCCCTATAAATATATCGAAGTCCCCCGGAGCAGAGCCGATGGTTGCCATTGCAATTAAAACTACTATCGAACCAATTAAAAGGACAATTTTAAGTTCTCTGTTTGTGACCATGATTAATAGTAAGAACTGAGACTTAAAAATTTTACCCATAACGGGCGGGGATAAAGAAGAGGGGTCAGTAGACTTCGCCGCTCGGGTAGACAACGATGCCTTCCTCGTTAATTTCGAAGGGATACTTCTTCATCGAGTGCTTGGTTTCACGCATTTTTCTGATGAGGAGATAGCGCTTCAGTTCGACCTCTTTTTCCACGAAGTCCAGAAGGACAACACCCCTTGCTATGTACTCCTCCATCCCATAGCGGCTTATTCTACCCCTGCTGGGATCGGGGGCTTCCGTCGTCAGTATCGATGTGACGCCCATCTCAAGGAGTATCGTGTTGAGCTGAAGAAGGACTTCCCTTATCTTGCTCTCCTCCTGGAGCCCGAATGCAATGGATGGAATCGAGTCGATAACAAGCCTCTTGGCGTTTATGGCTTTAACGACGCGGTAGATATAGCGGAGGAAGTCCTCGGCGTTGAGGTTGCCTTCGAGAACGTATTGCTCCTCTGATGGAAGGCCCACAACAGCGCTCACCCCGTCAACTATGGCTATCTTTCTCTCCCTTTCGTACTGTTCAAGATCCCATCCAAAGGCCAGCATTTCTCTCCTCAGATCCTGCGCCCTTTCCTCAAGGGTAACTATGACTCCAGGCTCACCGTACTCTGCAGCCCCCTTGTAGACAAACTGGACTCCGAAAGTAGTCTTACCGCTGCCCGTTGGACCGGTGACAAGAACAGTAGTTCCCTTAGGAAAGCCACCCTGGATTAGATCATCAAAACCAGGAATGCCACTTTTCACTCTTTTGACAGTGTAGTTCATGACCATCCAAATCACCCGTGAAATCTTTGCGAACTCTCTCTTTACGTCTAATATAACATGTGGAACCAAAGAGATATAAAACTTTTGGGGTGCAAGTGGCCACTCCAGTTCAAATCAATATGGCCGAAGGGTTGTTCGGAGGTTTGCGCTATTTGCGCCCACAGGTACCATAAACGGCCTCTCTGAGGCTTTTGAAAAATTCACTCCTATGTACGAGCGGACTTTCACTCACCCACGGAAACCGTTTTATGCCCCAAGGTGCACCTATCGATGAGAGGTGAAGCCATGCTTGATCCCTTCGGGAAGATGGTTCAAAATTATCTGAAGGATCTAGGAATCGAGCTATTAGATGAAGTCTTTGTAATAATCCCTGCGAGGGTAAGCATAGATAGTGCCGTCCAAAGGATTTTATGGCTACTTGATAGCAATACTCCCCCTAATGAACTTGTAGATCTAGATAAAACTCAAGGTGAACTCCAAGACATTCTAACGTTTTATGCATTGCTAGGGGCTTTAGCCATGGCACCCTATGGATTAGAAATGGAGCTTGTAAAATCAGCCAACATGAGGATATATAAAGAAAGATTCAATCGACGACTCAAAAATATAACAAAAGAGAAAAGTCCATCTAAACAAATCGAACTTCTCAATGATCTTCTAAGTCAGTTATCAATAGATGTCAGAGCAGTTGCAAAAGATGAAATTCCTCAAAGGGATAAGGTCATTATTGAGAGAACCTTATGGGAAAAGCAATTCGAAAAAATAGAAGCAGAGAAAATGAAATTAAAATTCAAGATACATATGAAAGACTTTTTCAAGTTCATTGGAGACAACCTGAAAAAATACTACATAAAAAGAGGATATGTATACATTCAAAGCAACATGCTAAGCAATGCTTGGGAACGGTCTTTTGAGTTTCATATCGAACGTGCAGTAGTTCAACTTTATGAAAATCGTGACTCGATTTTTAATAAATATTATGTAGAGTTGTATGAGAAAATAAGGGAAATATCTAGGGAGTACTTCAAAGAGAAGCTTGAGAGGATGGGTTCGGCAGAGGCACAGCCACTGCGCTTTGAACTCTTCCCTCCGTGTGTGAAGATAGCCCTCGGGGGAGTTCCCGCGGGGCTGAGGAACTACGCCATAACTGTTCTCCTTACGAGTTTCCTCAGCTACGCTAGGCTGTGCCCAAGCCCATCCCGGAGGGACGTCAGAATACGGGACTGCGTGGGTGACCTGAGCGTGGTCGAGAAGGAGATACTGCCGGTGATAATCGAGGCCGGAAACCGCTGCTCCCCTCCTCTCTTCGAAGACCAGCCCCACGAGGTCAAGAACATCTGGTACCATCTGGGATTTGGCCTAACCGACAGGCCAACCCTTGAGGACAGCGGAAACTCCACGTGGTACTTCCCGCCGAACTGCTCCAAGATACAGGCAAACGCTCCCCAGCTCTGCAAGCCGGACAGGCACTGCAGGAACATCAAGAATCCACTGACGTACTATCTAAGGCGCCTCTATATCGAGAGCAGAAAGGGTAAGGAGGAAGAGGATGCAGGGGGTAGTGAGAATGGCTGAGCTGTTCAGGGAAGTCACAGAGAAGGAGAGAAAGCGCTACTATTCGAAGGAATGGAGCGCCAAAAAACTCCCCGAGTTTATAGTCAGAACCCTTGAGGAGAGGGAGTTTGGGTTCGACCATACCGGTGAGGGACCGAGCGACAGAAAGAACGTTTTCATGGACGTCCGCGACCTGGAGGACTACGTGAGGGCAACGGCCCCGTACGCTATATACTCAAGCGTTGCGCTCTACGAGGAGCCGAAGAGCATGAGCGGCTGGCTCGGGGCGGAGCTGGTCTTTGACATAGACGCGAAGGATTTGCCCCTGAGGAGATGCTCTCACATCCATGAGCACGGGCAGGTATGTCCGATATGCCTGGAGGACGCCAAGGAGCTCGCGAGGGATACCCTGATAGTCCTGAAAGAAGATTTCGGATTTGAGAACGTTCACGTCGTTTATTCCGGGAGAGGCTACCATATAAGGGTTCTCGATGACTGGGCGCTTGGCCTCGACGGGAAGGCCAGAGAGAAGATACTGGCGTATATCTCAGCGGCAGAGGAGATAACCTTCGATGACATCCAGAGCAGGAGGATAATGCTGTCATCAGGCTATTACCGGGTCTTCCGGCTGAGATTTGGGTACTTCATACGGAGGGTGAACGAGAACCACCTCTTTAACATCGGTCTGAGAAAGGGACAGGTCGAAAAGGTAATCGAAGGAAGGGAAAGCATCTACGAGGGGTTTGTCAGGAAAGGGCTTCTAACGGCGTTCCCACAGGGCATTGGATACAAGACACTGAC
This window of the Thermococcus thermotolerans genome carries:
- the priS gene encoding DNA primase catalytic subunit PriS, with amino-acid sequence MAELFREVTEKERKRYYSKEWSAKKLPEFIVRTLEEREFGFDHTGEGPSDRKNVFMDVRDLEDYVRATAPYAIYSSVALYEEPKSMSGWLGAELVFDIDAKDLPLRRCSHIHEHGQVCPICLEDAKELARDTLIVLKEDFGFENVHVVYSGRGYHIRVLDDWALGLDGKAREKILAYISAAEEITFDDIQSRRIMLSSGYYRVFRLRFGYFIRRVNENHLFNIGLRKGQVEKVIEGRESIYEGFVRKGLLTAFPQGIGYKTLTRLFALSSTFSKAYFDGRVTVDVKRILRLPSSLHSKVGLITTYIGSSEKKLERFNPFRDAVPGFRKEEVREAYEEWVEEHGDEM
- a CDS encoding class I SAM-dependent rRNA methyltransferase, which produces MARVIVDAQAARAIGKGAMIVFKKGVVRTEGEFEPGDVVEVYTRGGKFLGKGFVNPNSNIMIRLVTKDRDTEINKELFRERIRKANEYRKKVLGYEGAYRMVYGEADYLPGLIVDRFNEIASIQISSIGMEKFKLDLAEAIMEAEPEIETVFEKNTGRSRRREGLPEIERVLLGKEKYRTVIEEGKAKFIVDMRGQKTGFFLDQRENRIALEKYVKPGMRVLDVFTYTGGFAIHAAVAGADEVVAVDKSPWAINMVKENAKLNGVEDRMKYVVGSAFPVMEEMIKRGEKFDIVILDPPAFVQHEKDLKRGLRAYFNVNYAGLQLVKEGGILVTASCSQHVDMQAFKDMVIAAAAKAGKFLKLLEPYRTQAPDHPILMASKDTEYLKALFLYVEDMK
- a CDS encoding ATPase domain-containing protein; translation: MVMNYTVKRVKSGIPGFDDLIQGGFPKGTTVLVTGPTGSGKTTFGVQFVYKGAAEYGEPGVIVTLEERAQDLRREMLAFGWDLEQYERERKIAIVDGVSAVVGLPSEEQYVLEGNLNAEDFLRYIYRVVKAINAKRLVIDSIPSIAFGLQEESKIREVLLQLNTILLEMGVTSILTTEAPDPSRGRISRYGMEEYIARGVVLLDFVEKEVELKRYLLIRKMRETKHSMKKYPFEINEEGIVVYPSGEVY
- a CDS encoding DUF5748 family protein, with the protein product MHFEVVKEFLEEIGADWIEIDGEIHLEPEVFYEVWKYVGQPDLGMYTVEDEVVEPGSYDPPEMKYTDIKKIKRKKAYFTTLDNKRIVTDYAELQRILKEKSI
- the priL gene encoding DNA primase large subunit PriL translates to MRGEAMLDPFGKMVQNYLKDLGIELLDEVFVIIPARVSIDSAVQRILWLLDSNTPPNELVDLDKTQGELQDILTFYALLGALAMAPYGLEMELVKSANMRIYKERFNRRLKNITKEKSPSKQIELLNDLLSQLSIDVRAVAKDEIPQRDKVIIERTLWEKQFEKIEAEKMKLKFKIHMKDFFKFIGDNLKKYYIKRGYVYIQSNMLSNAWERSFEFHIERAVVQLYENRDSIFNKYYVELYEKIREISREYFKEKLERMGSAEAQPLRFELFPPCVKIALGGVPAGLRNYAITVLLTSFLSYARLCPSPSRRDVRIRDCVGDLSVVEKEILPVIIEAGNRCSPPLFEDQPHEVKNIWYHLGFGLTDRPTLEDSGNSTWYFPPNCSKIQANAPQLCKPDRHCRNIKNPLTYYLRRLYIESRKGKEEEDAGGSENG
- a CDS encoding tripartite tricarboxylate transporter permease → MLKGIIAGTISGTLPGIHVNTLGAFLAGIGVGDNLLLFSMGLTHTFLDVIPSAFLGVPDEGTALGILPAHRLVIRGKAMEVVRIALWASFLAVLMAIPLSMVYPILARLYAPWIGRVAVGALALLLILTENGLKRLYAVLVFFLSGLLGILAFRLPLKEPYYHLFTGLFGIPVLVAALVDGGGHVVPGSGKIEMDTKRFIGFSLLGTFLGMVASLIPAFTASQAALMGSFFSRDERSFLAVVFSVNTSNFLFSFMNFLETGRVRNGIVALMAPPARGFLPYYALAAVFVSLLVLSYGDALAGAVLRVLAYIPYRFMNGAVVALLVLLSLHFDGLLGLLVLAGGGMVGFLTVLFGVKRTNCMGVLMLQIIIG